Genomic DNA from Gimesia aquarii:
CATAATGGAGCACTTTATAATTGTGTCTGCTTGATTGCTGATCAAAAGGTACTCGGATTTGTTGCCAAGAATCGTCTTGCCGGAGATGGAATCCATTATGAACCTCGCTGGTTTAAAGCCTGGGATTCGCAACAAGTCAGCGAGATTGAGATTCAGGGACGTAATTATCCAATCGGGAATCTGATTTTCAATTGTGGAGGTGTTCGGATTGGTTTTGAAATCTGTGAGGATGCCTGGGCTGCAGATCGCCCTGGTCGTGAGTTGGCAATGGCGGGTGTCGATCTCATTTTGAATCCGAGTGCTAGCCACTTTGCTTTCGGCAAGCAGGACATTCGTCGTCGACTGGTACTCGAAAGCGCTCGGGCATATGGTGTCACTTACCTCTATGCAAATTTACTCGGCAATGAAGCGGGACGTATTATCTATGATGGGGCCACATTGATTGCCAGTAGTGGAAACCTGTTAGTTGAAGGCCAACGGCTTTTGTTTTCAGATTATGTGGTCACCACGTCGGTTGTCGACGTTGATTTAACACGCATCAAACGCACACAGCTTATGAGCTTTCAACCCCATCAACAAAATAAAACACTCGCCACTGTGAAGACTGCGTTCACATTTCCGGACATCGAACCACGGTCGATCAAAAACAGAGTCGCCCCATGGGAGACCGACAAGTCTGTGAAAGAGGAAGAGTTTACCAGAGCAGTTGCCTTGGGACTGTATGACTATTTGAGAAAAAGTCGATCAAAGGGGTTCGTGGTTTCACTGAGTGGAGGGGCAGATTCTGCTGCAGTTGTTGTGCTTGTCTGGTCGTTGGTCCAATTCGGACTGGCAGAGTTAGGTCCGCAGCGATTTCAATCCAGATTGTCGCATATCAAAGAATTAGATCATCTGAACTCTGCTGAGCCGGTCGTTCAAAAATTACTCACTTGTGTTTACCAGGCCACAGAAAATAGCTCTGAGGCGACAGAGCGGGCGGCTTCCGCGCTTGCTGCATCACTGGGAGCAGAGTTTCTAAAACTCGACGTTGATCCCATCGTGCAATCGTATGTTGGCTTCGTATCGAATGCGATTGGCCGTGATTTGAACTGGGAGGACGACGATGTTGCGCTACAGAATATTCAGGCGCGTGTTCGAGCACCGGGAGTCTGGCTGCTGGCAAATCTCCGTGATGCACTTTTGCTGGCTACCAGCAATCGATCAGAGGCTGCTGTGGGATATACGACGATGGACGGTGATACGTGTGGTGGACTTTCGCCTATTGCAGGGATCGACAAAGCATTTTTACGGAAATGGTTGGACTGGATGTGCCATGCAGGACCGATGGGAGTTGGTAGCCTGTCCACTTTAGAACTGGTGAATCGTCAGGAACCGACGGCGGAACTACGGCCTCAACAAGCCGGACAGACAGATGAAAGCGACTTGATGCCTTATGAATTGCTCGACTGGATCGAGCGGGCAGCCATCCGTGATAAGAAGGGACCGGTTGATTTATTTCGGATGGCTCGCGCAGAATTTCCCGACTACCAGCCCGCAGAACTTGCGGACTGGGTCGCGCGTTTCTTTCGACTCTGGTCGCGAAATCAATGGAAGCGTGAACGTTATGCGCCGTCATTTCATCTGGATGATGAGAATCTGGATCCGAAAACCTGGTGCCGCTTTCCCATCCTGTCGGGGGGCTTCGAACAAGAGCTGTTGGAGATGAATGATTTATTGTAATACCAGATTAATATGACTGGTTTTTAAGTATCGTGCGAACCTCAGAAATATTTAATTGTCATGGTGTTTATATTACACTAAAGGAATCGAAATGAAATACAGTTATGAATACCCGAGACCTGCCTTAACGGTGGATTGTGTGGTTTTTGGATTGGATGAAGAAGATCTAAAAGTATTGTTAATCCAGCGCGATCTTCCTCCGTTTGAGGGTCATTGGGCATTACCCGGTGGTTTTGTTCGATTGGACGAGACACTGGACGAAGCCGCTCGTCGCGAGCTTGCAGAAGAAACCGGAATCGAAAAAGTATATTTAGAACAACTCTACACAGTTGGCGAAATAGATCGTGACCCGCGAGAACGTGTCGTGACGGTTGCTTATTATGCTTTGGTGAAGCTTTCCGATCATCGGATTCATGCGGCCACTGATGCGCGTAACGCGGCCTGGTTTGCCATTGATGATGTTCCATCACTTGCATTCGATCATCCGACGATTTTGAAAATGGCCCACGAGCGGTTGAGAAACAAAGTTCGATATCAACCTCTGGGATTTGAATTACTGCCGACCAAATTCACGTTGCGACAGATTCAGCATCTCTATGAAGTCATCCTGGATCGACAGCTTGATAAGAGGAACTTCCGCAAAAAGATTCTCAGTATGGGGATTCTTATCGAGTTGGATGAAGTCGAGACAGATGTTGCACATCGCGCAGCCAGGCTCTACAAATTTGATCGTCGTAAGTATCGACGCCAGACAAAACAGGGGTTTCACTTCGAGGTTTAGTATGGATCGTTATTCTCAAATCCTGGGTTGTATTCTTGGTACAGCGGTTGCTGATGCTGTAGGACTGAAACGCGAAGGTCTTTCCAGGAATCGGGCTCAACGAATCTATGGTGACCCGCCGCTCAATCCGAGTCTGATTTTCGGACATGGAATGTGTAGTGACGATACGGAACACACTCTCATGGTGGGGCGTGCATTAGTGATTTCTCAAGGAGATGTCGTTCAATTTGAAAAGCAATTCGCACGTGAACTGAAGCATTGGTTCCTGTGCATGCCTGCAGGAGTAGGGTTTGCAACATTAAAAGCGTGTCTGAAACTTTTAGTCGGATTTCTTCCACAAAAAAGTGGTGTTTTTAGTGCCGGCAATGGACCAGCGATGCGATCGGCTTTGTTGGGAGTTTGTGCTACCTCAGACGAACATTTAGTAGAGCTGGTACGAGCCAGTACACGGATGACACATACCGATCCAAAGGCTGAAGAGGGGGCATTGCTGATTGCCAGGGCATCTCGGATTGGTACTGAAGGAAAACAAAATCATCCCATCGCTTTTCTAAGAAATGCTGGGGAATGTATACAAAATGATGAGTTGAAAGCTTCAATTCTTAATGCAGTTCAATTTTTATCAGAAGGAAAGTCACCTGATCTTTTTGCACAGTCAGAAGGCTGGGCAAAAGGAATTAGTGGCTATGTCAATCAAACCGTCCCAGCGGCACTGTATTGCTGGGCGTATTCACCAGAGAATCTCCGCCAATCGGTGGAAAACGCTGTGATGTTGGGAGGCGATACCGATAGTGTGGCCGCTATCACCGGTGCTGTTTGTGGAGCTAATTCAGGTGCTAACGCCATTCCTTCGGAATGGATCGAACGTCTGATCGAATGGCCTCGAACAAAAGTATGGATGGAATCTTTGGCAATGAAAATAGCAAAAGTACTGGAATCAACTGAACCACAGAAGCCGCCTTCAATGTACTGGTTGGCAACAATTCCTCGAAATATGGTATTTGCTTCCGTGGTGATTGCGCTAGGTCTCAGAAGGTTGCTTCCTCCTTATTAATCCAGGCTCTTGAACAATGAAGGCTTTAATTTTAATTGACATTCAATACGACTTCATGCCTGGAGGAGCACTGGCGGTTCCAGAAGGAGATGTGATTGTTTCGGTTGCCAATCGCTTAATACCAGAATTCGATCTGGTTGTTGCCACGCAGGATTGGCATCCCGCCGATCATCAGAGTTTTGCCAGTCAGCATAATGAAAAGCAAGTAGGAGATCTGGTCGATTTAGAAGGATCAGAACAAATATTGTGGCCGGATCATTGTGTTCAAGGAACACAGGGAGCAGAACTACATGCTCAGCTGGAAGTCGACGGTATCCATCGTATCTTTTACAAAGGGATTGATAAGCAAATCGACAGCTATAGTGGTTTTTACGATAACGATCTTCGACAGTCCACAGGGCTTTTCGAGTTTTTAAGCGAACGTGGAATCAGCGAAGTTGTCATTATGGGACTGGCGACAGATTATTGTGTCAAATTCACGGCCCTTGATGCAGTCAAGCTTGGTCTGAAGACCAGTGTTATTCAAGAAGGGTGTCGGGGAGTAGATCTCAATCCGGGAGATGTGTGGCGGGCCTATGAAGAAATGAAAATGGCAGGTGTGGTTCTTGTCTAATGCAGTCTGACAATGAACTGAAGCATCCTCAAAAATGAGTAATAACAAAAAATAAATAGTTAAGAATAAATAAAATGAACGAAAAAGAAATCAGAAAGAAAAGTAAATTCCTGAGTCTTGTACTCAGACATCAGCCCGAAACAATCGGGATCGAACTCGATGAGTCAGGTTGGGTTGATATAGAAACACTTTTGACATCAATGGCAGAGCATGGCAAGACCATGTCGCGGGAAACATTGGAACTTGTCGTCAATACAAACGACAAACAGCGATTTTCATTGAGTGAAGATGGAATGCGCATCCGAGCGAATCAAGGGCATTCTGTAAAAATCGACCTGGGTTATCAGGCTGCCATTCCGCCGGAAATCCTGTTTCATGGGACACCGCAACAGTTTGTCGGTGCCATTGCGCATGGAGGGCTGATGAAAATGAAACGGCATCATGTTCATCTGCATGTTGATGAAAAGACCAGCCTCAACGTAGGAAGTCGACGTGGAAACCCAGTCTTACTCAAAGTCCGAGCACTCGAAATGCACCAGGCAGGATTCGAATTTTTTGTCACTCCTAATGAAGTATGGTTAACAGATCATGTTCCCGTGGTATACATCGAATTTCCCCGATAACCAATTGTTTCAAAGGTAAGCGTTGCTAAGGAGATTTTTTCTGCATCGTGAAATAGTTTACAGTTTTGACAGGAATGAATCAGTACGGTACCTCTTTGGATTAGTTAATTTCTATTGAACTCGATTTCTTCACGAGAGGTTCTCGTGAAAAAGAAGGCTGCCTGTAGCGAACATGCTGACCTGTCTCCCACAGGCATTACTTGTCCTGAATGCACAGAAGGAGAAATTGTGCCGACCCGAGGGCGGTTTGGTCTGATGTGGGCCTGTTCGGCACGTCCCAAGTGCAAGTTTTGGTTGAAGGCCCGTCCTACAGGAAAACATTGCAAACATAAGCGAAATCGCAAGACTTGTGGTGCTTTGATGATGGAAGGAACAAAGACAATTCCTGAACGTTGTAGTGACAAAGAGTGCCCGAATCATAATTCTCACAAATTGAAGGCATGATGTCGATGAACCGGTTCACATGTCTAATTTCATAACGACATTGAAACAGAAATCACAACAGGCTATCGTACCAGTCTGTGATAGCATGAGATCAACTCACAAACTGAAGGAGAGACGATGCAAGGATTTGTCAAATTTAATAAAGGTGTCATGAGTATGCCGAAGCCCATTAAAGCTTGGTTATTCGTGCTCATCTTTTTTAATGGCTTTGCTCCGATCTTATTTCTGCACCACACCGAAGCACAAGCAGCCCTGGCTGCGCTGTTTGGGGCGGCCCTGCTCATGTCTTTCCTGACGGCCCGCTTTGGATTCACACGCATTCTTGGTCTGGGTCACATTCTCTGGATTCCATTCGTCGGGTGGCTGGCAATGCGTGTCAGTCAAATTCCCGCCGATGATTCCTTCGGCTTCTGGGTTCGTGGAATCATGGTCGTGAACTCACTGTCTCTGATCATGGACGCCATTGATGTCATTCGCTATGCCAAAGGAGAACGCCAGGAATTAGTTCCCGATCTTTGAATTATGTCTTTTCTTGAAGACTTATTGGGGAAAGCATTTCCCAAAAGCAAGCAAGAGTTTGGGGGAGCCTTTCAGACGAATCTTCCGCCGCAGCAATGCCCAGACGATGTTTTTTTCTTTCTTTAAAAAGCCAAGCCACGTTTTCGTATCGGCGGTCACGCGCAAATCGGGTTCGCCTTGGTGTCCTTCTTCAACATTGACTTTCTGATTCTGAATCACAATCGTGGCTTCTTTTGCTTCATCGCCAGTAAAGATGAAGTGATATGTGGCATTTAAGCCCTTTGACTTACCGGGTTGAAAGACCAGAGGAACTCCTCGGATGAATCCGTCAATGTTGCTGGGACGCAAACTATTTCCTACATGTTTCGTCTGTTTGTAAGGAAACCGTTTAGCAACGTGTTGTTCGGCATCGGAATTCTTGAGAACATAAATCGTTTCTGCTTTTTGTTGCAGCGGACGCACATTCTCTTTGAGGTGTGTTTTCTTATCAGCGAGATACGGGGCAATCACATCTTCTCCGGCAGGACAGACTGATAGGCAATACGCGGCCTTATAGTTGGCCCCGAAGGAGAGACTCTGCCACATCGAGGAAGATTCGGAATCGTTCACGCGATGACGATAATCGATGGCATTTTTGCTGTCGGCCACTTGTTCGGTCCAATCGGTGAAGCCTCCCATGAACTCTTTATAATTGTGCGTGTAACAGGCTGAAAAGTTAAAGTCCCCTTCAGGAGAAATCACTCCCACAGGGCAGGCGGCCACACAGAGTTTGCATTCCAG
This window encodes:
- the nadE gene encoding NAD(+) synthase — its product is MQLIHVAAVALNQTPLDWAGNTTNIINAITAAREQGATLVALPELCLTGYGCEDAFFSIDVQKRALLALFEVLPHTEQVVVSIGLPLLHNGALYNCVCLIADQKVLGFVAKNRLAGDGIHYEPRWFKAWDSQQVSEIEIQGRNYPIGNLIFNCGGVRIGFEICEDAWAADRPGRELAMAGVDLILNPSASHFAFGKQDIRRRLVLESARAYGVTYLYANLLGNEAGRIIYDGATLIASSGNLLVEGQRLLFSDYVVTTSVVDVDLTRIKRTQLMSFQPHQQNKTLATVKTAFTFPDIEPRSIKNRVAPWETDKSVKEEEFTRAVALGLYDYLRKSRSKGFVVSLSGGADSAAVVVLVWSLVQFGLAELGPQRFQSRLSHIKELDHLNSAEPVVQKLLTCVYQATENSSEATERAASALAASLGAEFLKLDVDPIVQSYVGFVSNAIGRDLNWEDDDVALQNIQARVRAPGVWLLANLRDALLLATSNRSEAAVGYTTMDGDTCGGLSPIAGIDKAFLRKWLDWMCHAGPMGVGSLSTLELVNRQEPTAELRPQQAGQTDESDLMPYELLDWIERAAIRDKKGPVDLFRMARAEFPDYQPAELADWVARFFRLWSRNQWKRERYAPSFHLDDENLDPKTWCRFPILSGGFEQELLEMNDLL
- a CDS encoding NUDIX hydrolase; the protein is MKYSYEYPRPALTVDCVVFGLDEEDLKVLLIQRDLPPFEGHWALPGGFVRLDETLDEAARRELAEETGIEKVYLEQLYTVGEIDRDPRERVVTVAYYALVKLSDHRIHAATDARNAAWFAIDDVPSLAFDHPTILKMAHERLRNKVRYQPLGFELLPTKFTLRQIQHLYEVILDRQLDKRNFRKKILSMGILIELDEVETDVAHRAARLYKFDRRKYRRQTKQGFHFEV
- a CDS encoding ADP-ribosylglycohydrolase family protein gives rise to the protein MDRYSQILGCILGTAVADAVGLKREGLSRNRAQRIYGDPPLNPSLIFGHGMCSDDTEHTLMVGRALVISQGDVVQFEKQFARELKHWFLCMPAGVGFATLKACLKLLVGFLPQKSGVFSAGNGPAMRSALLGVCATSDEHLVELVRASTRMTHTDPKAEEGALLIARASRIGTEGKQNHPIAFLRNAGECIQNDELKASILNAVQFLSEGKSPDLFAQSEGWAKGISGYVNQTVPAALYCWAYSPENLRQSVENAVMLGGDTDSVAAITGAVCGANSGANAIPSEWIERLIEWPRTKVWMESLAMKIAKVLESTEPQKPPSMYWLATIPRNMVFASVVIALGLRRLLPPY
- the pncA gene encoding bifunctional nicotinamidase/pyrazinamidase, giving the protein MKALILIDIQYDFMPGGALAVPEGDVIVSVANRLIPEFDLVVATQDWHPADHQSFASQHNEKQVGDLVDLEGSEQILWPDHCVQGTQGAELHAQLEVDGIHRIFYKGIDKQIDSYSGFYDNDLRQSTGLFEFLSERGISEVVIMGLATDYCVKFTALDAVKLGLKTSVIQEGCRGVDLNPGDVWRAYEEMKMAGVVLV
- a CDS encoding RNA 2'-phosphotransferase; translated protein: MNEKEIRKKSKFLSLVLRHQPETIGIELDESGWVDIETLLTSMAEHGKTMSRETLELVVNTNDKQRFSLSEDGMRIRANQGHSVKIDLGYQAAIPPEILFHGTPQQFVGAIAHGGLMKMKRHHVHLHVDEKTSLNVGSRRGNPVLLKVRALEMHQAGFEFFVTPNEVWLTDHVPVVYIEFPR
- a CDS encoding topoisomerase DNA-binding C4 zinc finger domain-containing protein yields the protein MKKKAACSEHADLSPTGITCPECTEGEIVPTRGRFGLMWACSARPKCKFWLKARPTGKHCKHKRNRKTCGALMMEGTKTIPERCSDKECPNHNSHKLKA
- a CDS encoding SCP2 sterol-binding domain-containing protein, producing MSLEEHPTVRRIRQQETDRVEEVTQPLDANWLRQLVLDKGTDDVGFVEMERPALDDQREDILNAFPRTKTLISYVVRMNREPIRSPARSVANLEFHHTGDEVNEIGRDLVRTLEDEGIKALNPSMGFPMEMDNFPGKIWVVSHKPVAVAAGLGMMGIHRNVIHQKFGNFILLGTILVDAEVTEYGRPIDFNPCLECKLCVAACPVGVISPEGDFNFSACYTHNYKEFMGGFTDWTEQVADSKNAIDYRHRVNDSESSSMWQSLSFGANYKAAYCLSVCPAGEDVIAPYLADKKTHLKENVRPLQQKAETIYVLKNSDAEQHVAKRFPYKQTKHVGNSLRPSNIDGFIRGVPLVFQPGKSKGLNATYHFIFTGDEAKEATIVIQNQKVNVEEGHQGEPDLRVTADTKTWLGFLKKEKNIVWALLRRKIRLKGSPKLLLAFGKCFPQ